The Daucus carota subsp. sativus chromosome 9, DH1 v3.0, whole genome shotgun sequence genome window below encodes:
- the LOC108201356 gene encoding protein FAR1-RELATED SEQUENCE 5-like: protein MTVSLRNIVFDAAKVNIGCSKTFSLVKEMTGGYSNVGATLRDFRNFDRDLKEFETSKSFYFAYELDGDGHLTMLFWADPTSRRNFEIYGDAVSFDATFDTNKYNMIFALFTGVDKHDRCVTFAACLLSKEDVTHYNWAFKQFVKAMGRNPVIFITDQCPAMKISVPASFSGENGLVPSKHRLCMWHIMQKFPIKLGNRLCKETDFMEKMKTYIWSSNLEIDEFESGWEAVIEEFKLEDNKWLSDMYEIRKSWIPSYFRDSPMFGLMRTTSRSESEIFFFSQFHKQGDTLCEFWIRFESAMHRQRNETERLDHESNSSKPNMLSRWFIEDDAADLFTRSIFYKVQEEILASCLDMQIKKMSEEVDGVTQFEIKDVKVKDKLFKVSVSRSHALCSCKQFVMCGIVCRHAFCGLKQIGVTKFPRSLVLNRWMKVAECGTSLESNVVYSDYFKMEQVSLKLTNLWFDFRQILNKAGIEIDKLDYVHKIIKQIGSDFEKYDGDAVDFTKKYHMAAMVGEQPVGEVTILAPTVSRNKGNYFKRLVSDREKAMTKANKRVRRCKECSATTHDSRTCPKKKKDGGAVV from the exons ATGACGGTTAGTTTGCGAAATATTGTATTTGACGCTGCGAAAGTAAACATTGGATGCAGCAAGACATTTAGCTTGGTCAAAGAGATGACAGGTGGCTATAGTAATGTTGGTGCAACATTACGTGATTTCAGGAATTTTGATAGGGATTTAAAAGAATTT GAGACATCTAAATCGTTTTATTTTGCTTATGAACTTGATGGTGATGGGCATTTGACTATGCTTTTCTGGGCTGATCCAACTAGTAGGAGAAACTTTGAAATATACGGTGATGCCGTGTCATTTGATGCCACGTTTGATACTAACAA gtataatatgatttttgctcTTTTCACTGGTGTTGACAAACATGATAGATGTGTCACCTTTGCTGCTTGTTTGTTATCGAAAGAAGATGTTACTCATTATAACTGGGCTTTTAAACAATTTGTCAAGGCAATGGGACGCAATCCAGTTATCTTTATAACTGACCAGTGCCCTGCAATGAAGATATCTGTGCCGGCTTCATTTTCTGGTGAGAATGGATTGGTTCCTAGCAAGCATCGCCTTTGTATGTGGCATATCATGCAGAAATTTCCTATTAAG CTTGGCAATCGTTTGTGTAAGGAAACGGACTTTATGGAGAAAATGAAAACTTACATATGGTCGTCAAATTTGGAAATTGATGAGTTTGAAAGTGGATGGGAAGCAGTTATAGAAGAGTTTAAATTGGAAGATAACAAATGGTTATCAGATATGTATGAGATAAGGAAGTCGTGGATTCCTTCCTATTTTAGGGACAGTCCTATGTTTGGTTTGATGAGGACAACTTCAAGGTCCGAAAgtgaaatttttttcttttcacagTTTCACAAGCAAGGTGATACCTTATGTGAGTTTTGGATACGTTTTGAGAGTGCAATGCATAGGCAGCGGAATGAAACAGAACGGTTAGACCACGAGTCTAACTCAAGCAAGCCAAATATGTTATCAAGATGGTTCATTGAAGATGATGCAGCAGATCTATTTACACGTTCAATTTTTTACAAAGTTCAAGAAGAGATTTTGGCATCTTGCTTGGATATGCAGATTAAGAAAATGAGTGAAGAAGTTGATGGAGTAACTCAATTTGAAATAAAGGATGTCAAAGTTAAAGATAAACTTTTTAAG GTATCTGTTAGCAGATCACATGCGTTATGTTCATGCAAACAATTTGTTATGTGTGGAATTGTTTGTAGGCATGCTTTTTGCGGCTTGAAGCAAATTGGTGTCACAAAATTTCCAAGAAGTCTTGTGCTTAATCGTTGGATGAAAGTTGCAGAATGTGGCACTTCATTGGAATCGAATGTTGTGTATTCGgattattttaaaatggagcAGGTGTCGTTGAAGTTGACAAACTTATGGTTTGATTTTCGTCAGATTCTTAACAAAGCTGGAATTGAAATCGATAAGCTTGACTATGTTCACAAAATCATTAAGCAGATAGGTAGTGATTTTGAAAAGTATGATGGAGATGCTGTTGATTTTACTAAGAAGTACCATATGGCAGCTATGGTAGGTGAACAGCCGGTTGGAGAGGTTACCATTCTTGCACCAACTGTTTCCAGGAACAAGGGAAATTATTTCAAGCGGCTTGTCAGTGATAGAGAGAAAGCAATGACAAAAGCAAATAAAAGAGTTCGAAGATGTAAAGAATGCTCGGCAACCACTCATGATTCAAGAACTTGtccaaagaaaaagaaggaTGGAGGGGCTGTAGTTTAG
- the LOC108217025 gene encoding uncharacterized protein LOC108217025, giving the protein MNTNNIRDKIPLAKVYRRPDNKVIKATAGRNIKSLVGNKLVDEVEEDEHNCDNLVDEQDGDQDNDQPSDEDMQEGEEDSAQEDSAEDMEQDDSAQEREEGDEDSAEEEDDEQDDVLNESEEENEDEEEEDEQEEDETENQAQVNNAQPKIKITKYKRKKEAAFETHIPRKRIAGTLYPILKFMNKDVKKTEGAKHINKKKDEVKIRISPRHFSKMVGELTKEQRDWVTRAGFALLLDFELDILPTKIAYNVLQIFDHHSISLKLKDGDINITSEDVYDVLGLPNGGHLIILASPGKYSQRIKDWHAQFNLPDQITTQMIVQVMKNQEVNDNFKLNFLLVMSNVLIGTKGASYVDKQLLQLDDNLDNLKKYNWADFLLGYLVIGMESWNRTTTTFFRGSLIFLTLLYVDRVRYKGMNLVDRQFPSYNGWTLEMLRQRQEIEVIDGVFGVGSIQPSLKEYLQKIDPSEPPKTKVNDNEDGAWDTWQYWSEVDRIENDYLKRKESTSQQPHESTQCQSPQNTQYYTPPTEAADGNVEQTEEDVLDDLRKRAEELVDIKSKFDEDLVKAREKFPDNKNFAIIGEMLKEYLIPNQETGDDLGDELSPEIVASLEVVEEMDRTDIEILAEQQKDDERYVPPFSLGLDDIEKESNQNLVTPEPEPQEREKSKRTKKVGPYQKSPYVNRVIDIKERMNNEDFGYWVFLLKKKGELLDDLFRWEDVICIKEHLLTLKPKTSVYYSVIDTWATILNDSEKYKADGSPLRLFCTIGDLIFSIDLEKKVTETYDSFASGMDKILC; this is encoded by the exons ATGAATACCAACAACATACGAGACAAAATACCACTTGCAAAAGTCTATCGACGTCCAGATAACAAAGTCATAAAGGCTACTGCTGGAAGAAATATCAAAAGTCTTGTT GGAAATAAACTTGTTGATGAAGTAGAAGAGGATGAACATAATTGTGATAATCTGGTGGATGAACAAGATGGAGATCAAGATAATGACCAACCAAGTGATGAAGATATGCAAGAAGGTGAAGAAGACAGTGCACAAGAAGATAGTGCAGAAGACATGGAGCAAGACGATAGTGCACAAGAACGTGAAGAAGGTGATGAAGAtagtgcagaagaagaagatgatgaacaaGACGATGTACTAAACGAAAGTGAGGAAGAAAAtgaggatgaagaagaagaggatgaACAAGAAGAGGATGAAACAGAAAATCAAGCTCAAGTCAACAATGCACAACCAAagattaaaataacaaaatacaaaagGAAAAAG GAAGCTGCATTTGAAACTCATATACCAAGAAAAAGGATTGCTGGAACATTATATCCAATATTGAAGTTCATGAACAAGGATGTTAag AAAACAGAAGGGGCTAAacatataaataagaaaaaagacGAGGTCAAGATAAGGATATCTCCAAGGCATTTTAGTAAGATGGTAGGTGAACTCACAAAAGAGCAGAGGGACTGGGTTACAAGAGCTGGTTTTGCACTCTTACTGGATTTTGAGCTTGACATTTTGCCAACCAAAATCGCCTACAATGTACTCCAAATCTTTGATCACCACTCAATCTCACTGAAGCTGAAGGATggagatattaatattacaagtgAAGATGTTTATGATGTGTTAGGCCTGCCAAATGGAGGACATCTTATTATTCTGGCATCACCTGGAAAGTACAGTCAAAGAATCAAAGATTGGCATGCACAATTCAATTTACCTGATCAAATAACAACACAGATgattgttcaagtgatgaaaaACCAAGAAGTTAATGATAACTTCAAATTAAACTTCCTTCTTGTTATGTCAAATGTGCTTATTGGTACAAAAGGAGCTTCTTATGTGGACAAACAACTGCTGCAACTTGATGATAACCTTGACAATCTCAAGAAGTATAACTGGGCAGATTTCCTCCTAGGCTACCTTGTAATTGGAATGGAGAGTTGGAAcagaacaacaacaacattTTTCCGAGGATCACTAATCTTTCTCACT TTGTTATATGTCGACCGTGTGAGGTACAAAGGAATGAACCTAGTTGATAGACAATTTCCTTCCTACAATGGTTGGACTCTAGAAATGTTGAGACAAAGACAAGAAATTGAGGTGATTGACGGAGTTTTTGGAGTTGGATCAATCCaaccaagtttaaaagaataTCTACAAAAAATTGATCCTTCTGAACCTCCAAAGACAAAG GTAAATGATAATGAAGATGGAGCCTGGGATACGTGGCAGTATTGGTCAGAGGTGGATAGAATTGAAAACGATTACCTGAAGAGAAAGGAGTCAACATCACAACAACCTCATGAATCAACTCAGTGCCAAAGTCCACAAAATACACAGTATTACACTCCTCCAACAGAGGCAGCTGATGGAAATGTTGAACAAACTGAAGAG GATGTACTTGATGATTTACGTAAAAGGGCAGAGGAACTTGTGGACATAAAGTCCAAATTTGATGAAGATTTAGtgaaagcaagggaaaagtttCCCGATAATAAAAACTTTGCTATTATCGGTGAAATGCTGAAAGAATATCTCATTCCTAACCAGGAAACTGGTGATGATTTGGGTGATGAATTATCACCTGAAATAGTCGCCAGCCTAGAAGTTGTTGAAGAGATGGACAGAACCGACATTGAGATCCTTGCTGAGCAACAGAAAGATGATGAGAGATATGTCCCTCCTTTTTCCCTTGGACTGGATGACATAGAAAAAGAAAGtaatcaaaatttggtcacgCCAGAGCCAGAACCACAAGAGAGAGAAAAAAGCAAGCGGACAAAGAAAGTTGGTCCATATCAAAAATCACCTTATGTCAACAGGGTGATTGATATCAAGGAAAGAATGAACAATGAAGACTTTGGATATTGGGTCTTCTTGCTAAAGAAAAAGGGCGAGCTATT ggATGATTTGTTTAGATGGGAGGATGTGATATGTATCAAGGAACACTTGTTGACGCTGAAACCAAAAACAAGTGTATACTACTCTGTGATCGATACATGGGCAACAATCCTAAATGACAGTGAAAAGTACAAGGCAGATGGGTCACCACTAAGACTTTTCTGCACAATAGGAGATTTG ATTTTCAGCATTGATCTAGAAAAGAAAGTCACCGAAACTTATGATTCGTTTGCCAGTGGGATGGACAAGATtctttgttag